The Lasioglossum baleicum unplaced genomic scaffold, iyLasBale1 scaffold0021, whole genome shotgun sequence genome contains a region encoding:
- the Clk gene encoding circadian locomoter output cycles kaput protein Clock isoform X2, with the protein MATYSRGRSSRQSDDTMEDDIDDKDDTKRKSRNLSEKKRRDQFNMLVNELGSMVGSNTRKMDKSTVLKSTILFLKNHNEIAVRSRVHEIQEDWKPSFLSNEEFTHLILEALDGFIMVFSSSGRIYYVSESVTSLLGYLPKELENTTIYDITYQEDQSPLYNVLLNPVDTRDRRNVKKEDQICFSCHIKRGGLNVQDNPIYELVQFIGYFRSDVDSEVDNLLPNTKFGTTGGMDTKLIFVGTGRLQTPQLIRELSVMDNTKSEFTSRHSLEWKFLFLDHRAPPIIGYLPFEVLGTSGYDYYHVDDLDKVVMCHESLMQKGEGTSCYYRFLTKGQQWIWLQTRFYITYNQWNSKPEFIVCTHYVVSYIDVIKELRKESEAFGKEQNEDVLMTVKQQQVTTSCSIPSTQWPSKSSKSSKSVASNTRPRHHIDGSESSSMSASMQSSPHSQITHASRSKCTSVNNSKTQIPQIDSRSQQSQQSQLEVDQSCINFMEQTQYATVNLQPVVTTGFAAPAGPILSTVPTHEMLHQQGIVMTPQQNQIQDELQRKHEELQQLIVHQQEELRRVSEQLFIARYGILSPLLNAGMSYNATNACQQMNRCNSNNTTVQLPTSNNVQSVNVLPLPITVPVPLVPTELFSHSLPVSPVQTVSTTVQGNVATMIQVPQQSHQQLQHQQQPQRPAQPQQQPQSQQQPQPQPQPQGPTQQNGNPPDLVPFHICPHQANILYNDMEPPSNQQQPAPQN; encoded by the exons ATGGCGACTTATTCGCGAGGACGTTCCTCTCGACAATCCGA TGACACAATGGAAGATGACATTGACGACAAAGATGATACGAAGCG GAAATCGAGGAATTTAAGTGAAAAGAAGCGACGCGATCAATTCAACATGCTGGTGAACGAACTGGGGAGCATGGTTGGTTCGAATACGCGAAAAATGGATAAATCAACTGTATTAaaatctacgatattattcttaAAAAATCATAACG AAATAGCCGTTAGATCAAGAGTGCATGAAATTCAAGAAGATTGGAAGCCATCGTTTCTATCGAACGAAGAATTTACGCATTTGATATTGGAG GCTCTGGACGGTTTTATAATGGTATTTTCTTCAAGCGGGCGCATTTATTATGTGTCCGAAAGCGTTACATCCCTACTTGGCTACCTTCCAAAGGAGCTGGAAAACACGACTATTTATGACATAACTTACCAAGAGGATCAGTCACCTTTGTACAACGTTTTATTGAATCCTGTCGACACGAGAGACCGGCGAAACGTTAAGAAAG AGGACCAAATATGTTTTTCGTGTCATATTAAGAGGGGTGGCCTAAATGTTCAAGATAATCCTATATACGAGCTCGTGCAGTTTATCGGATATTTTC GTTCTGATGTCGATTCAGAAGTGGACAATCTTCTTCCAAATACAAAATTCGGGACGACAGGGGGGATGGACACGAA ATTGATTTTCGTGGGTACAGGACGTCTTCAAACGCCTCAGTTAATCCGCGAGTTATCCGTGATGGACAACACCAAATCAGAGTTCACTTCTAGACATAGTCTTGAATGGAAATTTCTCTTTCTGGACCATCGAGCGCCTCCCATTATTGGCTACCTACCCTTCGAAGTTCTTGGTACTTCTGGTTACGATTATTATCATGTGGATGATTTAGATAAGGTCGTCATGTGCCACGAATCCC TGATGCAGAAAGGAGAAGGGACTTCTTGTTACTACAGATTCCTTACAAAGGGCCAGCAATGGATATGGTTACAAACGAGATTTTATATCACCTACAATCAATGGAACTCAAAGCCCGAGTTTATCGTCTGTACCCATTATGTAGTTAGTTATATCGATGTAATTAAAGAATTGCGCAAGGAGTCCGAAGCTTTTGGAAAAGAACAAAACGAAGACGTGTTGATGACAGTAAAACAACAGCAG GTAACGACATCTTGCTCAATTCCATCGACTCAATGGCCATCGAAATCGTCAAAGTCGTCGAAATCGGTAGCTTCCAATACTAGACCGAGGCATCACATCGATGGCTCCGAAAGTTCTTCAATGTCGGCCTCCATGCAAAGTTCGCCACACTCGCAAATAACGCACGCGTCGCGATCGAAATGCACTTCTGTTAACAATTCGAAGACTCAGATACCTCAGATCGATAGCAGATCACAGCAGTCGCAGCAATCTCAGTTAGAGGTTGATCAGAGTTGTATTAACTTTATGGAACAGACGCAATATGCAACAGTTAATCTACAACCTGTGGTTACAACTGGTTTCGCTGCACCTGCCGGTCCAATTCTGTCGACCGTTCCTACTCACGAG ATGTTGCATCAGCAAGGTATCGTAATGACACCACAGCAGAATCAAATTCAGGACGAGCTGCAGCGCAAACACGAGGAGCTGCAACAGCTGATAGTGCATCAGCAGGAAGAACTTAGAAGAGTCTCGGAACAACTATTTATCGCTAGATATGGAATTCTGTCGCCGTTGCTGAAT GCGGGCATGTCATACAACGCAACGAACGCATGTCAACAGATGAACCGCTGTAACTCGAATAATACAACTGTGCAACTTCCCACATCGAACAATGTACAGAGCGTGAACGTTCTTCCTCTACCCATCACTGTTCCAGTACCTCTGGTGCCCACTGAATTATTCTCTCACTCTTTGCCAGTCAGTCCAGTGCAAACAGTGTCGACCACGGTTCAAGGAAATGTGGCTACAATGATCCAAGTGCCGCAACAATCGCATCAACAGTTGCAGCATCAGCAACAGCCGCAAAGGCCTGCGCAACCGCAACAGCAACCGCAATCGCAACaacaaccgcaaccgcaaccacaACCGCAAGGTCCAACCCAACAAAACGGTAACCCTCCTGATCTTGTGCCTTTTCACATCTGTCCTCATCAAGCGAATATATTGTACAACGACATGGAACCACCATCGAATCAACAGCAACCAGCACCCCAGAATTGA
- the Clk gene encoding circadian locomoter output cycles kaput protein Clock isoform X1, producing the protein MATYSRGRSSRQSDDTMEDDIDDKDDTKRKSRNLSEKKRRDQFNMLVNELGSMVGSNTRKMDKSTVLKSTILFLKNHNGEYSLINIKYCFPLVLYYANLVNAAEIAVRSRVHEIQEDWKPSFLSNEEFTHLILEALDGFIMVFSSSGRIYYVSESVTSLLGYLPKELENTTIYDITYQEDQSPLYNVLLNPVDTRDRRNVKKEDQICFSCHIKRGGLNVQDNPIYELVQFIGYFRSDVDSEVDNLLPNTKFGTTGGMDTKLIFVGTGRLQTPQLIRELSVMDNTKSEFTSRHSLEWKFLFLDHRAPPIIGYLPFEVLGTSGYDYYHVDDLDKVVMCHESLMQKGEGTSCYYRFLTKGQQWIWLQTRFYITYNQWNSKPEFIVCTHYVVSYIDVIKELRKESEAFGKEQNEDVLMTVKQQQVTTSCSIPSTQWPSKSSKSSKSVASNTRPRHHIDGSESSSMSASMQSSPHSQITHASRSKCTSVNNSKTQIPQIDSRSQQSQQSQLEVDQSCINFMEQTQYATVNLQPVVTTGFAAPAGPILSTVPTHEMLHQQGIVMTPQQNQIQDELQRKHEELQQLIVHQQEELRRVSEQLFIARYGILSPLLNAGMSYNATNACQQMNRCNSNNTTVQLPTSNNVQSVNVLPLPITVPVPLVPTELFSHSLPVSPVQTVSTTVQGNVATMIQVPQQSHQQLQHQQQPQRPAQPQQQPQSQQQPQPQPQPQGPTQQNGNPPDLVPFHICPHQANILYNDMEPPSNQQQPAPQN; encoded by the exons ATGGCGACTTATTCGCGAGGACGTTCCTCTCGACAATCCGA TGACACAATGGAAGATGACATTGACGACAAAGATGATACGAAGCG GAAATCGAGGAATTTAAGTGAAAAGAAGCGACGCGATCAATTCAACATGCTGGTGAACGAACTGGGGAGCATGGTTGGTTCGAATACGCGAAAAATGGATAAATCAACTGTATTAaaatctacgatattattcttaAAAAATCATAACGGTGAGTATagcttaattaatataaaatattgttttcctCTTGTGCTATATTATGCGAACCTTGTAAATGCTGCAGAAATAGCCGTTAGATCAAGAGTGCATGAAATTCAAGAAGATTGGAAGCCATCGTTTCTATCGAACGAAGAATTTACGCATTTGATATTGGAG GCTCTGGACGGTTTTATAATGGTATTTTCTTCAAGCGGGCGCATTTATTATGTGTCCGAAAGCGTTACATCCCTACTTGGCTACCTTCCAAAGGAGCTGGAAAACACGACTATTTATGACATAACTTACCAAGAGGATCAGTCACCTTTGTACAACGTTTTATTGAATCCTGTCGACACGAGAGACCGGCGAAACGTTAAGAAAG AGGACCAAATATGTTTTTCGTGTCATATTAAGAGGGGTGGCCTAAATGTTCAAGATAATCCTATATACGAGCTCGTGCAGTTTATCGGATATTTTC GTTCTGATGTCGATTCAGAAGTGGACAATCTTCTTCCAAATACAAAATTCGGGACGACAGGGGGGATGGACACGAA ATTGATTTTCGTGGGTACAGGACGTCTTCAAACGCCTCAGTTAATCCGCGAGTTATCCGTGATGGACAACACCAAATCAGAGTTCACTTCTAGACATAGTCTTGAATGGAAATTTCTCTTTCTGGACCATCGAGCGCCTCCCATTATTGGCTACCTACCCTTCGAAGTTCTTGGTACTTCTGGTTACGATTATTATCATGTGGATGATTTAGATAAGGTCGTCATGTGCCACGAATCCC TGATGCAGAAAGGAGAAGGGACTTCTTGTTACTACAGATTCCTTACAAAGGGCCAGCAATGGATATGGTTACAAACGAGATTTTATATCACCTACAATCAATGGAACTCAAAGCCCGAGTTTATCGTCTGTACCCATTATGTAGTTAGTTATATCGATGTAATTAAAGAATTGCGCAAGGAGTCCGAAGCTTTTGGAAAAGAACAAAACGAAGACGTGTTGATGACAGTAAAACAACAGCAG GTAACGACATCTTGCTCAATTCCATCGACTCAATGGCCATCGAAATCGTCAAAGTCGTCGAAATCGGTAGCTTCCAATACTAGACCGAGGCATCACATCGATGGCTCCGAAAGTTCTTCAATGTCGGCCTCCATGCAAAGTTCGCCACACTCGCAAATAACGCACGCGTCGCGATCGAAATGCACTTCTGTTAACAATTCGAAGACTCAGATACCTCAGATCGATAGCAGATCACAGCAGTCGCAGCAATCTCAGTTAGAGGTTGATCAGAGTTGTATTAACTTTATGGAACAGACGCAATATGCAACAGTTAATCTACAACCTGTGGTTACAACTGGTTTCGCTGCACCTGCCGGTCCAATTCTGTCGACCGTTCCTACTCACGAG ATGTTGCATCAGCAAGGTATCGTAATGACACCACAGCAGAATCAAATTCAGGACGAGCTGCAGCGCAAACACGAGGAGCTGCAACAGCTGATAGTGCATCAGCAGGAAGAACTTAGAAGAGTCTCGGAACAACTATTTATCGCTAGATATGGAATTCTGTCGCCGTTGCTGAAT GCGGGCATGTCATACAACGCAACGAACGCATGTCAACAGATGAACCGCTGTAACTCGAATAATACAACTGTGCAACTTCCCACATCGAACAATGTACAGAGCGTGAACGTTCTTCCTCTACCCATCACTGTTCCAGTACCTCTGGTGCCCACTGAATTATTCTCTCACTCTTTGCCAGTCAGTCCAGTGCAAACAGTGTCGACCACGGTTCAAGGAAATGTGGCTACAATGATCCAAGTGCCGCAACAATCGCATCAACAGTTGCAGCATCAGCAACAGCCGCAAAGGCCTGCGCAACCGCAACAGCAACCGCAATCGCAACaacaaccgcaaccgcaaccacaACCGCAAGGTCCAACCCAACAAAACGGTAACCCTCCTGATCTTGTGCCTTTTCACATCTGTCCTCATCAAGCGAATATATTGTACAACGACATGGAACCACCATCGAATCAACAGCAACCAGCACCCCAGAATTGA